The [Clostridium] celerecrescens 18A genomic sequence TTCTCTGTTTGATTTTTTATCTATTCCTAAATAGATTGGATCAAGACCAAGGGATCTACATCTTTTAAGAACAGGAACTCTATCAACTGCCACTGTAATTACCTCCTAATTAGACTCTTCTACGTTTTGGTGGACGACAACCGTTATGTGGAACTGGGGTTACATCCTTAATGCTGGTTACCTCTAATCCGCATGCCTGAAGTGCGCGAATAGCTGCTTCACGGCCTGAACCAGGACCTTTAACCATAACGTCTACTGATTTTAAACCATGTATAAGAGCTGCCTTAGTAGCAGTTTCTGCCGCCATCTGAGCTGCATATGGAGTAGATTTCCTTGAACCTCTGAAGCCAAGACCACCAGCACTTGCCCAGGATAATGCGTTACCCTGTGTATCTGTTAATGTCACGATCGTGTTATTAAAAGATGACTGGATATGTGCTTGTCCGCGTTCAACGTTTTTCTTTACGCGCTTTTTTGTCACTTTTTTAGTAGTGGACACTTTTTTAGCCATTTTAAACTAACCTACTTTCTTTTTACTTGCATCTGAATCCTGTTATTCCTGTTTTTAAAACATGTAACGTGATTCGCTGTTGTTGGATAATGAAGTTCTTTGCCCGATAAAGCGGGGCACGCCGTCACACTGAGTTCGTGAGATAACTCACTAAATGTTCAATGCTTATTTCTTCTTGTTTGCTACAGTCTTTCTAGGACCCTTACGAGTTCTTGCGTTGGTCTTTGTCTTCTGACCACGAACTGGCAGGCTCTTTCTATGACGGATTCCACGGTAGCAACCGATTTCCTGAAGTCTCTTGATGTTCATAGCGATCTCTCTGCGTAAATCACCTTCAACAATCTGAGAATCAGTAATTACTGATGAAATTCTCTTTACTTCGTCGTCTGTTAAGTCCTTAACACGAGTATCAGGACTAACGCCAGCCTCTGTCAGGATGCGGTTTGAACTTGTTCTGCCGATACCGTAGATATAGGTCAAGCCGATCTCAACACGTTTTTCTCTTGGTAAATCAACACCTGAAATACGAGCCATTTGTGTATTACACCTCCATTAATTTTTTTAACCTTGTCTCTGCTTATGCTTAGGATTTTCACAGATTACTCTGATACTGCCTTTTCTCTTAATGATTTTGCATTTTTCGCAAATCGGTTTGACTGATGATCTAACCTTCACAGCAATTCTCCTTTCCGTTATGCGCCCTTTCACATGAAGCACTTGCCGTCTTTTAAAAGACGTTTCCGCGCAAAAGCGCTCCCCCGCACCCGACCGGCTCTTTTACGAGCCTGGTGGCGATGGAGCTCTTTTTGGAAAGAGCCTTCTGAGTATACCCGCAGTGTGTTTTATCGTAAAACCAGTGCTGCCCATAAGGGCATAATACACCCAGTATTTCAACAAAGTCGCTATAGCATTATAACACTGTTTATTTTAAAATGCAAGCACTTTTTCCTATATATTTATTAACCCTTTACCCTGGTGTGTCGCACTAGGGAAACAGGCAGTGTTTTATAAAACAGCGCCTTATTTGTCTCTCCAGATGATCCTTCCTTTGCTTAAATCATAAGGGGACATCTCAATGGTCACTTTATCTCCCGGTAAAATACGAATGTAGTTCATGCGAAGTTTTCCGCTGATGTGAGCTAATACCTGATGGCCATTCTCCAGTTCTACCTGGAACATGGCGTTGGGAAGCTTCTCCACAACGGTTCCTTCAATTTCAATAACATCTGCTTTTGACATAAAGCTTACCTCCTAACAACCTGTTCTTCTCTTTTGAAACATCTGATGAAATGTTTGATTTCTTCATCGGTGACTAATTTATTTTCCCGGATCTTTACTCCGGGCGAATGTTTCTCCCATAAAAGGGCTTTCACATGCTTTTTCTTTTTCTTCTTCGGGCAGTTCAAACGTCTGCTTTTTCCGTCCACCAGATATATATATTCGCCTTCCTCCCGCAATATGAAGAAATAACCGTCTTTATCGTGACCCGCCGCAGACTTTACGAATGCTCCGGTAGTTAATTCCATGGGCATTTCCTCAGCGGTCAAAGGAAACCAGACTAAGAATCTCCGGTTCACCCTCTGTAATCAGCACGGTATTTTCATAATGAGCGGAAAGGCTGCCATCCTCTGTAACTACGGTCCAGTCATCGTCAAGCCATACGACCTCAGGGGTTCCCCCATTGATCATGGGTTCGATGGCCAAGGTCATTCCCGGCTTTAATTTGATTCCCCGTCTTTTCTGTGCAAAGTTCGGCACCTCCGGCTCCTCATGGAGATGAGTACCGATTCCATGGCCTACCAGATCCCGTACAACTCCAAATCCAAATTTTTCTGCATGGATCTGGATTGCAGCAGATATATCATTCAGATGATTGCCAGATTTTGCAAATTTAATCCCTTCAAAGAAACATTGTCTTGTCACTTCTATGAGCTGCCCTGCGAAAGGAGTGATCTCCCCGATTCCGTAAGTCCTAGCCGCATCGGAATGATATCCTTTGTAAATAACCCCGGCATCCAGGCTTACGATATCGCCCTCCATTAAAATCCGTTTCTTGCTTGGAATCCCATGAACCACTTCATCGTTTACAGAAACGCAGATGGAGGCAGGATATCCGTTATAGTTCAGGAAAGAGGGCTGACAGCCGTAGCTCCTTATGATTTCTTCTCCCAGATGATCAATATCCCAGGTTGTCATTCCCGGCTTCAAGGCTTTTGAAAGCTCTTCGTGAGTTTTACAAAGAATCTTTCCTGCCTCTCTCATAAGTTCTATCTCTCTTGCAGATTTAATCGTAACTGACATAAACTATGCTCCTAATAGGTCAGCGATGTCCGAGAACACCTTGTTTAATTCCTGTGTTCCATCAATATTCACCAGCACACCAGCTTCCTTATAATATTCGATCAGAGGCTTTGTCTGATCATGGTAGACCGACAAACGCTTTTTAACGGTTTCCGGCTTATCGTCATCCCGCAAAACAAGCCCTGCTCCACACACGTCGCATACATCGGGAACCCTGCTTGGATTATACACAATATGATATGTAGCTCCGCAGGCAATGCAAGCACGACGGCCTGCCATTCTGTCTATAATTATCTCATCCGGTACATCCACATTAATCGCAAAGTCAATCTTCTGTCCCATATCAGAAAGGGCCTTTTTAAGACTTTCCGCCTGGGGAATGGTTCTTGGAAAACCATCCAGCACGTATCCATTTTCACAGTCATCACTCTGAATACGGTCCATCAGCATACCAATGGTCAGTTCATCCGGCACAAGAGCGCCCTGATCCATGTATTCCTTTGCCTTCCTGCCTAACTCTGTTCCCTCTTTAATATTGGTTCGGAAAATATCTCCAGTAGAAATATGGGGAATCTGATACTTTTCAGCAATTTTTTTTGCCTGGGTACCTTTGCCGGCACCAGGAGCACCTAACATGATAATTCTCATAAACAGTCCCTCCCTTGCTTCCTTAAGGTTAAATAACACAAATTCCAAGAAAAACACGCCGTGCGTGTTTCTCTTGGTTTGTCCTCTAATCGTTTAAAAATCCTTTATAATAGCGCACAAGCATCTGAGATTCAATCGCCTTCAACGTCTCTAAGACTACACTGACGATGATGATTAAAGATGTACCTCCAAAGGATAAACGGCTTACATTAAATAAACCGGAAACCATGATCGGAATAATACAAATGATCGTCAAGCCGCATGCGCCTATAAATACGATATAGTTCAAAATGGAATTGAGATAATCACTGGTTGGTTTCCCTGGACGGATGCCCGGGATAAAGCCACCGGACTTTTTCATGTTATTCGCAACTTCAAGCGGGTTAAACGTAATTGATGTATAAAAATAAGCGAACACGATGATAAGAGCCACGTAGACGAGCATACCGATGGTATATAACGGTCTTTCCGGTTTAAACCAGCTTGAAGAATTGAGTGCCGATAAAATGTGGCCTCCAATGCTGTTGTAGTTAATATTGGCCCCAAAGAACTGGGAAATCACTACCGGGAACGACATAATGGAGGAAGCGAAGATAACCGGGATAACGCCGGCTGTATTCACCTTTAACGGAATGTTGGTGGCTTGACCGCCGACCATCTTCCGTCCCTGCATCTTTTTCGAATACTGTACAGGAATTCTTCTCTCACCATTCTGAAGGATAACAACAAATATTACAATCGCTGCGATAACAGCAGCGATAATAATGGCTGCAACTGCAGCTACTGCAACCGATTTTCCAGACATGAATCTGGTATATAAGGTTGACATATCCGAAGGAAAGCTGGAAATGATGTTAAAGGTCAAAACAATGGAAATACCATTTCCCACACCCTTTTCCGTAATTCGCTCACCGATCCACATCAGAAGAGCACTTCCAGCGGTCATCGTTGCAACAGCAATAATAATACTTAATACATTAAATTCTCTTAACAGCCCCTGGCCGCCGAATCCAATCGCCATAGCGACGGACTCGATTAAAGCCAGACCAACTGTTACGTAACGGGTGTATTCTGCAATCTTCTTTCTGCCATCTTCCCCATCCCGCTGCATTTCTTCAAGCTTAGGAATCGCTATGGTCAAAAGCTGCATGATGATGGAAGATGTGATGTAAGGGGTAATGCTCAAGGCAAATACGGACATATTGGTAAAAGAGCTGCCTGTCATTGCGTTGAAAAATCCAAACGCATCGTTATTCTGCCTGGCAAAAAAATCTTTAAAAAAGCTTGTTTCAACTCCTGGAATCGGCAATTGAGAACCGATTCTAGTAACCACCAGCATCATGAATGTAAAGATAAGTTTCTTTCTTACATCCTTGATCTTGAATGCATTACGGAGTGTTTTTAACATATTAGATCACCTCGCAGGTTCCACCTAAAGCCTCGATTTTGGTTTTTGCGCCTTCGCTGAAAGCATCTACCTTTACTGTAAGCTTTTTGGTTAATTCTCCATTTCCAAGGATCTTAACACCGTCACGCGGATTCTTAACGATACCGCTCTCTAACAAAGTTTCAACAGTAACAACTGTACCATTGTCAAAACACTCTAAAGCGCCTACATTGATACCGATAATAATTTTAGTATTTCTATTGGTAAAGCCTCTCTTAGGAATACGTCTGTATAAAGGCATCTGACCACCTTCAAAACCTGGTCTAGTTGCACCGGAACGTGCTTTCTGTCCTTTATGACCCTTACCTGCTGTCTTGCCGTTTCCTGAACCATGTCCGCGGCCTCTTCTGAAGTTGTCGCTGTGTTTGGAACCTAACGCAGGCTGTAAATTTGATAAATCCATCGCTTGCACCTCCTTACTGTATTCTCTTAAATCTCTTCAACTTTTACTAAATGACGCACGTTTGCGATCATACCTCTAACCGCGTTATTATCCGGCATCTCAACTGTTTTATGAAGCTTCTTTAAGCCTAATGCTTCAACGGTTGCTTTATGCTTCGGAACTGCGCCGATCGGGGATTTCACCAATGTGACTTTTAATTTATCTGCCATTTTCATATCCTCCTTAGCCTAAAATCTCTTCTACAGATTTACCGCGAAGCTTTGCAACTTCCTCAGGAGTTTTTAAACGGGTTAATCCCTCTATTGTAGCTAAAACTACATTGGTCTTATTATTAGAACCTAAGGACTTAGAATGGATATTCTTAATACCTGCAAGCTCTAAAACCGCACGTGCAGGACCTCCTGCAATAACTCCTGTACCTTCATTAGCTCTCTTAAGAAGTACAGATGCACTTCCGAATTTTCCGATCAGGTCATGAGGAATACTGTTGTTCTCATCGATGGGAATAGCAACCATATTCTTAACAGCAGCCTCTTTTCCTTTACGGATTGCTTCTGGAACTTCACCGGCTTTGCCAAGACCCGCACCTACGTGGCCATTGCCATCACCTACGACTACTAAAGCAGAGAATCTCATGGTACGTCCACCCTTAACGGTTTTAGATACGCGCTTGATAGCAACTACTCTGTCGTTTAATTCTAACTGATTTGCATCAAAAATTGTACGTTTCACGCTGTCATTCTCCTCTCTACTTAGAATTCCAGACCAGCTTCTCTGGCTGCGTCTGCTAATGCCTGAATCTTACCATGATATATAAAACCGCCTCTGTCAAAGACAACTCCCTTAATTCCTTTTTCAAGGGCTCTCTTTGCTACTACGGTACCTACATATGCTGCAGCATCAACGTTGTTAGTTTTCTCTAATTCTGCCTTTACTTCTTTTTCTACTGTAGAAGCAGCGACTAAAGTCTTACCAACTGTATCGTCAATAATTTGAGCATACACATGATTATT encodes the following:
- the rpsM gene encoding 30S ribosomal protein S13, yielding MARISGVDLPREKRVEIGLTYIYGIGRTSSNRILTEAGVSPDTRVKDLTDDEVKRISSVITDSQIVEGDLRREIAMNIKRLQEIGCYRGIRHRKSLPVRGQKTKTNARTRKGPRKTVANKKK
- the rplR gene encoding 50S ribosomal protein L18; its protein translation is MVSKQSRSEVRVKKHNRIRNRFAGTAERPRLAVFRSNNHVYAQIIDDTVGKTLVAASTVEKEVKAELEKTNNVDAAAYVGTVVAKRALEKGIKGVVFDRGGFIYHGKIQALADAAREAGLEF
- the rpmJ gene encoding 50S ribosomal protein L36 translates to MKVRSSVKPICEKCKIIKRKGSIRVICENPKHKQRQG
- a CDS encoding KOW domain-containing RNA-binding protein, which gives rise to MELTTGAFVKSAAGHDKDGYFFILREEGEYIYLVDGKSRRLNCPKKKKKKHVKALLWEKHSPGVKIRENKLVTDEEIKHFIRCFKREEQVVRR
- the rplO gene encoding 50S ribosomal protein L15; the protein is MDLSNLQPALGSKHSDNFRRGRGHGSGNGKTAGKGHKGQKARSGATRPGFEGGQMPLYRRIPKRGFTNRNTKIIIGINVGALECFDNGTVVTVETLLESGIVKNPRDGVKILGNGELTKKLTVKVDAFSEGAKTKIEALGGTCEVI
- the infA gene encoding translation initiation factor IF-1; its protein translation is MSKADVIEIEGTVVEKLPNAMFQVELENGHQVLAHISGKLRMNYIRILPGDKVTIEMSPYDLSKGRIIWRDK
- the secY gene encoding preprotein translocase subunit SecY gives rise to the protein MLKTLRNAFKIKDVRKKLIFTFMMLVVTRIGSQLPIPGVETSFFKDFFARQNNDAFGFFNAMTGSSFTNMSVFALSITPYITSSIIMQLLTIAIPKLEEMQRDGEDGRKKIAEYTRYVTVGLALIESVAMAIGFGGQGLLREFNVLSIIIAVATMTAGSALLMWIGERITEKGVGNGISIVLTFNIISSFPSDMSTLYTRFMSGKSVAVAAVAAIIIAAVIAAIVIFVVILQNGERRIPVQYSKKMQGRKMVGGQATNIPLKVNTAGVIPVIFASSIMSFPVVISQFFGANINYNSIGGHILSALNSSSWFKPERPLYTIGMLVYVALIIVFAYFYTSITFNPLEVANNMKKSGGFIPGIRPGKPTSDYLNSILNYIVFIGACGLTIICIIPIMVSGLFNVSRLSFGGTSLIIIVSVVLETLKAIESQMLVRYYKGFLND
- the rpsE gene encoding 30S ribosomal protein S5; this encodes MKRTIFDANQLELNDRVVAIKRVSKTVKGGRTMRFSALVVVGDGNGHVGAGLGKAGEVPEAIRKGKEAAVKNMVAIPIDENNSIPHDLIGKFGSASVLLKRANEGTGVIAGGPARAVLELAGIKNIHSKSLGSNNKTNVVLATIEGLTRLKTPEEVAKLRGKSVEEILG
- a CDS encoding adenylate kinase → MRIIMLGAPGAGKGTQAKKIAEKYQIPHISTGDIFRTNIKEGTELGRKAKEYMDQGALVPDELTIGMLMDRIQSDDCENGYVLDGFPRTIPQAESLKKALSDMGQKIDFAINVDVPDEIIIDRMAGRRACIACGATYHIVYNPSRVPDVCDVCGAGLVLRDDDKPETVKKRLSVYHDQTKPLIEYYKEAGVLVNIDGTQELNKVFSDIADLLGA
- the rpmD gene encoding 50S ribosomal protein L30, translated to MADKLKVTLVKSPIGAVPKHKATVEALGLKKLHKTVEMPDNNAVRGMIANVRHLVKVEEI
- the map gene encoding type I methionyl aminopeptidase, yielding MSVTIKSAREIELMREAGKILCKTHEELSKALKPGMTTWDIDHLGEEIIRSYGCQPSFLNYNGYPASICVSVNDEVVHGIPSKKRILMEGDIVSLDAGVIYKGYHSDAARTYGIGEITPFAGQLIEVTRQCFFEGIKFAKSGNHLNDISAAIQIHAEKFGFGVVRDLVGHGIGTHLHEEPEVPNFAQKRRGIKLKPGMTLAIEPMINGGTPEVVWLDDDWTVVTEDGSLSAHYENTVLITEGEPEILSLVSFDR
- the rpsK gene encoding 30S ribosomal protein S11, whose translation is MAKKVSTTKKVTKKRVKKNVERGQAHIQSSFNNTIVTLTDTQGNALSWASAGGLGFRGSRKSTPYAAQMAAETATKAALIHGLKSVDVMVKGPGSGREAAIRALQACGLEVTSIKDVTPVPHNGCRPPKRRRV